In Raphanus sativus cultivar WK10039 chromosome 5, ASM80110v3, whole genome shotgun sequence, the following proteins share a genomic window:
- the LOC108857805 gene encoding uncharacterized protein LOC108857805 yields MIQSNKYHGLALEDPLDHLDNFDRLCGTIKINGVSEDALKLRLFPFSLGDKAHTWEKGLSRDSIRTWDECKEAFLTKFFSNSRTAKLRNEISGFQQRNLEGFGEAWERFNSYIAQCPHHGFTKESLLSTFYRGVLPSCRNRLDTASNGFFLGRTEQDAEELVENMAKSDSVYNEEYDRASRGEDQQTKKDIKSLQDKLDLVLSNQSKKEQVSFVGDPNQEVPRKVNEVDGLEGQEDLCFINNNGTWYRKEPNFQYNNYQPRSYQNNQQGGYQPKQTTQQGNYQQRKNAPPGFGNTNQSTQAQGSSSQSKAPDSNMESMFKQIMEAQSRVAKDIGHEFKTVHSKIDSTYTELNNKIRALESQFASMNSQPSRQQGTLPGKPEQNPKETMKAITLRSGKELPPRVLTKDGEKQGGEVAINIDDEVVIVDEKVDEEILEKIVEAKGKGKVGEEKRTVKQGGATSKDTSFVPPPYEPKLPFPGRFKKQLLEKYKALFEKQMSEVQITMPIIDAFMLVPQYNKFLKDAVAAKKKEMEGMVVLTHECSAIIKRLTIPKKLEDPGSFTLPCAIGPLMFERCLCDLGASVSLMPLSVAKKLGFSHYKKCKISLVLSDRSVKFPIGILEDLPVMVGNCEIPTDFVVLEMDEEARDPLILGRPFLATAGAIINVKEGKIDLHLGKEHILHFDINEIMKRPTIQGQIFYIEEMEALADELLEELALEDPLQHALTVDRGVQVVENKESDAYGRMLDSHRGFESEDQYEALQQGVHQEAASTQQKDSHQEDWDELKAPKVELKPLPHGVRYAFLGPNETYPVIVSSELTELELSQLLSALKKFRKAIGYSLDDIKGISPSLCMHRIHLEDESMTSIEHQRRLNPNLKEVVKKEILKLLDAGVIYPISYSKWVSPVHVVPKKGGITVVKNDKNELIPTRTVTGHRMCIDYRKLNSASRKDHFPLPFIDQMLERLANHPFYCFLDGYSGFFQIPIHPDDQEKTTFTCPYGTFAYRRMPFGLCNAPATFQRCMMSIFSDLIEDVVEVFMDDFSVYGSSFSACLSNLCRVLRRCEDTNLVLNWEKCHFMVKEGIVLGHKISERGIEVDKAKIEVMVSLPPPKTVKDIRSFLGHAGFYRRYVKDFSKVARPITKLLCKEAAFSFDSDCLEAFKELKNNLVNAPIVQPPDWSLPFEIMCDASDFAVGAVLGQKKDGKTHVIYYASQTLNDAQVKYSTTEKEMLAIVFAFEKFRSYLVGSKVIVYTDHAALRHLLAKKDAKPRLLRWILLLQEFDLENRDKPGIENGVADHLSRMRIEGETPIDEGLREEQVMAIRAVVAVCEKGKKLEEVKASKEEEPWYADFVNYLVTGKEPLRLEGYSKKKFYKELKRYYWDEPFLFILCKDHLYRRTVAEEEVDGILQQCHGSSYGGHFATFKTVAKVLQAGFWWPHMFKDTQEFISRCDSCQRRGNITKKNEMPQNPILVVEVFDVWGIDFMGPFPSSYGNKYILVAVDYVSKWVEAVASPTNDSREVLKMFKSIIFPRFGVPRVVISDGGSHFINKLFENLLKKNGVKHKVATPYHPQTSGQVEISNREIKGILEKIVGAKRKDWSDKLDDALWTYRTAYKTPLGTIPFNLVYGKACHLPVELEYKALWAVKLLNFDIKSAKEKRLFQLHELDEIRMDAFENSRIYKERTKAFHDKNILKRELRADDQILLYNSRLKLFPGKLKSRWSELFKIKKIKPYGVVVLWDKNGGEFTVNGQRVKLYLGTTPKEDGFSIPLSEPTST; encoded by the coding sequence ATGATCCAAAGCAACAAGTACCATGGGCTTGCTTTGGAAGATCCTTTAGATCACTTGGACAACTTTGATCGGCTGTGTGGCACCATCAAGATAAATGGTGTTTCTGAAGATGCATTGAAGCTTAGGTTGTTTCCATTCTCTTTGGGAGATAAAGCTCACACATGGGAGAAGGGTCTCTCAAGAGATAGCATCCGAACATGGGATGAGTGCAAAGAAGCCTTCCTCACCAAGTTCTTCTCTAACTCAAGAACTGCAAAGCTTAGGAATGAGATTTCAGGATTTCAACAAAGGAATCTTGAAGGTTTTGGTGAAGCATGGGAACGATTCAACAGCTACATTGCTCagtgtcctcatcatggtttcacCAAGGAAAGCTTGCTTAGCACCTTCTACAGGGgagttctcccatcttgcaGAAACAGGCTTGACACAGCTAGCAATGGTTTCTTCCTGGGCAGAACTGAgcaggatgcagaggagctggtggagaacatggcaaagAGTGACTCAGTTTACAATGAGGAGTATGATAGAGCCAGCAGAGGTGAGGATCAGCAGACAAAGAAGGATATCAAATCAttgcaagacaagttggacttggttctttcaaaccaatccaagaaggagcaggttagctttgttggtgatcctaATCAAGAGGTTCCTCGTAAGGTGAAtgaggttgatggtttggaagggcaagaagacctttgcttcatcaacaacaatggtacatgGTACAGAAAGGAGcctaactttcagtacaacaactaccagccGAGGTCTTATCAAAACAACCAGCAAGGAGGATACCAACCTAAGCAAACCACTCAACAAGGGAACTATCAGCAAAGGAAAAATGCCCCTCCTGGTTTTGGTAACACAAATCAGTCTACTCAAGCTCAAGGAAGCTCATCTCAGTCTAAGGCTCCCGATTCAAACATGGAGTCAATGTTCAAgcagatcatggaagctcagtCTAGAGTTGCAAAGGATATTGGGCATGAGTTCAAGACAGTGCACTCCAAGATTGACAGTACCTACACAGAGCTGAACAACAAGATCAGGGCTTTGGAGAGCCAATTTGCTTCTATGAACTCTCAGCCTAGTCGCCAACAAGGAACCCTACCTGGAAAACCTGAGCAAAACCCCAAAGAAACAATGAAGGCAATCACTTTGAGAAGTGGTAAAGAGTTGCCTCCAAGAGTACTCACCAAGGATGGTGAGAAACAGGGTGGGGAGGTTGCCATCAACATTGATGATGAGGTAgttattgttgatgagaagGTTGATGAGGAAATTCTGGAAAAGATTGTGGAAGCTAAGGgcaaaggaaaggttggagaggagaagagaacAGTGAAGCAAGGTGGAGCTACATCAAAAGATACTTCTTTtgtccctcctccctatgaGCCTAAGTTACCTTTCCCAGGAAGATTCAAGAAGCAACTATTGGAGAAGTACAAGGCACtctttgagaagcagatgagtgaagtgcagattacaatgcccatcatagATGCCTTTATGCTTGTTCCTCAGTATAACAAGTTCTTGAAGGATGCTGTGGCTGctaagaagaaagaaatggaaGGAATGGTGGTTCTTACTCATGAGTGCAGTGCCATCATTAAAAGGTTGACAATCCCTAAGAAGCTAGAAGATCCAGGAAGCTTTACTCTACCTTGTGCCATTGGTCCCCTGATGTTTGAAAGGTGCCTATGTGACTTGGGAGCTAGTGTTAGTCTCATGCCTTTATCTGTAGCCAAGAAGCTTGGGTTTAGCCACTACAAGAAGTGCAAAATCTCCTTGGTGCTTTCTGATCGCTCAGTGAAGTTCCCCATTGGAATTTTGGAAGATCTCCCTGTGATGGTGGGAAATTGTGAAATCCCTACTGACTTTGTGGTGCTAGAGATGGATGAGGAAGCTAGAGATCCTTTGATCCTTGGAAGACCATTCTTGGCCACAGCAGGAGCAATTATAAATGTGAAGGAGGGAAAGATTGATCTTCACTTGGGTAAGGAGCACattctccactttgacatcaatgAGATAATGAAGAGGCCAACCATCCAAGGGCAGATCTTCTACATAGAGGAAATGGAAGCTTTAGCTGATGAGCTGCTTGAAGAGTTAGCACTTGAGGATCCTCTACAGCATGCCTTGACAGTTGATAGAGGAGTCCAAGTGGTTGAGAACAAGGAAAGTGATGCTTATGGAAGGATGCTGGATTCACACAGAGGGTTTGAGAGTGAGGATCAGTATGAGGCGCTTCAACAAGGGGTTCATCAAGAGGCAGCATCCACTCAACAAAAGGACAGTCACCAAGAGGATTGGGATGAACTCAAAGCACCTAAGGTGGAACTTAAACCCCTTCCCCATGGTGTAAGGTACGCTTTCCTTGGCCCTAATGAGACTTACCCTGTCATTGTGAGTAGTGAGCTTACTGAACTTGAATTGTCTCAACTGTTGAGTGCACTTAAGAAGTTTAGGAAAGCAATAGGGTATTCTCTAGATGACATCAAAGGGATATCACCTTCTTTGTGCATGCATAGGATACATCTAGAGGATGAATCAATGACTTCTATTGAGCATCAAAGAAGGTTAAACCCTAATTTGAAAGAAGTTGTAAAGAAGGAGATTCTCAAACTCTTAGATGCAGGTGTTATTTACCCAATCTCATATAGTAAATGGGTATCTCCTGTGCATGTGGTTCCAAAGAAAGGTGGTATCACTGTTGTGAAAAATGATAAGAATGagttgatccccactagaactgTAACTGGACATAGGATGTGCATTGATTATAGAAAGTTAAACTCTGCATCTAGAAAAgatcattttccattgccatTTATTGATCAGATGCTTGAGAGACTTGCAAACCATCCTTTCTATTGCTTTCTTGATGGGTATTCAGGGTTCTTCCAAATCCCCATACATCCCGATGATCAAGAGAAGACAAcattcacatgcccttatggtaCCTTTGCCTATCGAAGGATGCCATTTGGGTTATGTAATGCTCCAGCCACCTTTCAAAGGTGCATGATGTCTATCTTCTCTGATCTCATTGAGGATGTTGTGGAGGTGTTCATGGATGACTTCTCTGTCTACGGATCTTCGTTTTCTGCTTGTTTGTCCAACTTGTGCAGGGTCCTACGgagatgtgaagacaccaaccttgtgctgaactgggagaagtgTCACTTCATGGTCAAAGAGGGGATTGTACTTGGACACAAGATTTCAGAAAGAGGCATCGAAGTGGACAAGGCTAAGATTGAGGTGATGGTTAGTCTACCTCCACCAAAGACTGTGAAAGACATAAGGAGTTTCCTTGGCCATGCTGGGTTCTACAGGAGATATGTCAAGGACTTCTCAAAGGTTGCTAGGCCAATAACCAAGCTGCTATGCAAAGAAGCCGCTTTCAGCTTTGATTCAGATTGTCTTGAAGCTTTCAAGGAGCTGAAGAACAATTTGGTCAATGCTCCTATTGTTCAGCCACCTGATTGGAGTCTCCCCTTTGAAATTATGTGTGATGCAAGTGACTTTGCTGTTGGAGCTGTTTTGGGGCAGAAAAAGGATGGCAAGACtcatgtgatctactatgctAGCCAAACCTTGAATGATGCTCAGGTGAAGTATTCCACAACTGAGAAGGAGATGCTAGCCATTGTATTTgcctttgagaagttcagaagcTACTTGGTTGGGTCAAAGGTTATTGTCTACACTGATCATGCAGCTTTGAGACACCTCTTGGCCAAGAAAGATGCTAAGCCAAGACTTTTGAGGTGGATCCTTTTGCTTCAAGAGTTTGACTTGGAGAATAGAGACAAGCCGGGCATTGAGAATGGAGTAGCTGATCACTTATCTAGGATGAGGATTGAAGGTGAAACCCCCATTGATGAAGGGCTTCGTGAGGAACAGGTCATGGCCATCAGGGCAGTGGTTGCAGTGTGTGAAAAGGGCAAGAAGCTTGAAGAGGTTAAGGCGTCTAAGGAGGAGGAGCCTTGGTATGCAGATTTTGTGAACTACCTTGTCACAGGAAAGGAACCATTAAGACTTGAAGGTTATTCCAAGAAGAAGTTCTACAAGGAGTTGAAGAGGTACTATTGGGATGAACCTTTTCTTTTCATCCTTTGCAAAGACCATCTCTATAGAAGGACAGTGGCTGAAGAAGAGGTTGATGGAATCCTACAACAATGCCATGGTTCTTCATATGGAGGGCATTTTGCAACTTTCAAGACAGTGGCTAAGGTTCTACAAGCTGGATTTTGGTGGCCTCATATGTTCAAGGACACACAAGAGTTCATCTCAAGGTGTGATTCTTGCCAAAGGAGAGGGAACATCACAAAGAAGAATGAAATGCCTCAAAACCCAATTCTTGTAGTGGAAGTATTTGATGTTTGGGGAATAGACTTCATGGGacctttcccctcttcttaTGGCAACAAGTACATCTTAGTGGCTGTAGACTATGTGTCTAAGTGGGTTGAAGCAGTTGCAAGTCCTACAAATGACTCAAGAGAGGTGTTGAAGATGTTTAAGAGCATCATTTTTCCAAGGTTTGGAGTTCCTAGAGTGGTGATAAGTGATGGAGGCTCACATTTCATCAACAAACTTTTTGAGAATCTTCTCAAGAAAAATGgagtgaaacacaaggttgcaaccccTTATCACCCTCAAACCAGTGGTCAAGTTGAAATCtctaacagagagatcaagggTATCCTGGAGAAGATTGTGGGAGCCAAGAGGAAGGATTGGTCAGACAAgcttgatgatgcactttggACCTATAGGACAGCATACAAGACACCATTGGGAACCATCCCTTTCAACCTTGTGTATGGGAAAGCTTGCCATCTACCAGTAGAACTTGAGTACAAGGCATTGTGGGCTGTGAAATTGTTGAACTTTGACATCAAGAgtgcaaaagaaaagagactTTTTCAGCTTCATGAGCTTGATGAGATTAGGATGGATGCTTTTGAGAACTCAAGGATCTACAAGGAGAGAACCAAAGCCTTTCATGACAAGAACATTTTGAAGAGAGAGTTAAGAGCAGATGATCAGATACTCCTCTACAACTCTAGGCTGAAGTTGTTTCCAGGGAAGCTCAAATCAAGGTGGTCTGAACTTTTTAAGATCAAGAAAATTAAGCCTTATGGGGTAGTGGTTCTTTGGGATAAGAATGGAGGAGAGTTCACAGTGAATGGACAAAGAGTGAAGCTCTATTTGGGTACTACACCAAAGGAAGATGGATTCTCAATTCCACTTTCTGAACCCACCTCAACCTAG
- the LOC108858291 gene encoding uncharacterized protein LOC108858291, whose amino-acid sequence MVGYFVTHLMYYKDWAWTNRDSEPQIGIGGWITPLLGYLGIDLGTDKSGPAYLNGKYLQEVQFLAGTLDGRCVYSYKRLNKKAEIVLPNYPLTTLTSPGAIRFDIDEEHLLKCHGALGPVTQMPATGSSDEVYLQGYASKATEHLFGPPCYKFDQFTGALPLGPLRDAHDQISTLQRWSRAQDRTIYKLTNKCKELRRTVKRQAKASAIFMRKVTDVLTRGAVAGCKAEDFDIDALITPPPQPLYDPSAPESREQSLRSLRNPYIFPSESGKKSPSLDTTDEDDNSEASASSHAP is encoded by the coding sequence ATGGTGGGATACTTTGTGACGCACCTCATGTACTATAAGGATTGGGCTTGGACAAACCGCGATTCCGAACCTCAGATTGGGATCGGTGGCTGGATAACCCCACTACTTGGTTACTTGGGGATTGATTTGGGAACTGATAAATCAGGTCCAGCTTACTTGAATGGAAAGTACCTCCAGGAGGTCCAATTCCTAGCAGGGACATTAGATGGAAGGTGTGTCTACTCATACAAGAGGCTCAACAAGAAAGCTGAGATTGTTCTTCCCAACTACCCACTCACCACCTTGACAAGTCCGGGTGCAATCAGGTTCGATATTGATGAGGAGCACTTGCTCAAATGCCATGGAGCACTTGGCCCTGTGACTCAAATGCCAGCAACAGGAAGCAGCGACGAGGTATATCTTCAGGGGTACGCAAGCAAGGCCACTGAACACCTTTTTGGCCCTCCTTGCTACAAGTTCGACCAGTTCACAGGTGCTTTACCTCTTGGCCCCCTTCGCGACGCTCATGATCAGATCAGTACCCTCCAGAGGTGGAGCAGAGCTCAGGATAGAACCATTTACAAGCTCACCAACAAATGTAAGGAACTGAGAAGAACCGTGAAGAGACAAGCTAAGGCCTCAGCTATTTTCATGAGAAAGGTGACTGATGTTTTGACTAGAGGGGCTGTAGCTGGATGTAAGGCAGAGGACTTTGACATTGATGCTCTCATCACGCCCCCACCTCAGCCTCTCTATGACCCATCCGCACCAGAATCAAGGGAGCAGTCTCTCCGCAGCTTGAGAAACCCATACATCTTCCCTTCAGAATCAGGAAAAAAATCTCCTTCTCTTGACACCACTGATGAAGATGACAACTCCGAGGCATCAGCCTCTTCTCACGCTCCATAG